In Thermodesulfobacteriota bacterium, the genomic stretch CGCATTGCCTTCTGCTTCCCTCTCTACTATCGGGATGAACTGGAGATACTGTGATCTGAGCTCGTCGCGAAGAAACCGGTATACCTTAAGAGGATGCTCGGCGTTCATCCTGTTGACCGTGCAGAGGATGTTGAATTCCACGCGGTGCTTCTGCAGCAGCCTGGCGGCCTTCATGGCCCGCTCGAACGTCCCATGACCTCCCATGTCCTTCCGGTAGAAGTCGTGAAGTTCTCGGGGGCCGTCCATGCTCAAGCCGACGAGGAAATTGTTCTCATGAAAGAATTGACACCAATTGTCGGCGAGCAGTACTCCGTTGGTCTGGAAAGAGTTCTCGATTACGGTTCCGGGCTTTTTGTACCTTCTTTGCAGCTCGACCGAACGCCTGAAAAAGTCTAGCCCCATGAGCGTCGGCTCGCCGCCCTGCCATGCCACGGTCACTCGCGGCACCTGATGAGCCTCGAAGAGCTGCCTTATGTAAGACTCGTGGACGTCGTCCGGCATCCGGAAATTGCTTCCAGGATACAGTTCCTTTTTTTTAAGGAAAAAACAGTAGTCGCAATTCAGATTGCAGGCGGAGCCTGACGGCTTTGCCATGACATGAAATGCCATGGGG encodes the following:
- a CDS encoding anaerobic sulfatase maturase; translation: MTKAESGSIKAPMAFHVMAKPSGSACNLNCDYCFFLKKKELYPGSNFRMPDDVHESYIRQLFEAHQVPRVTVAWQGGEPTLMGLDFFRRSVELQRRYKKPGTVIENSFQTNGVLLADNWCQFFHENNFLVGLSMDGPRELHDFYRKDMGGHGTFERAMKAARLLQKHRVEFNILCTVNRMNAEHPLKVYRFLRDELRSQYLQFIPIVEREAEGNAVTEKSVRPGQWARFLIEIFDEWVVNDVGRSFILNFDGALAGWLGMAGTLCIFGPTCGQGTALEHNGDLYSCDHFVSPDFYLGNILKTPMIELVSSAQQERFGNDKRDTLPGYCLKCEVLHICNGECPKNRFMRTPDGEAGLNYLCGGYKAFFRHADRPMKIMAGLIRRGRPAGEVMNLMGAERKRRGKVQNAT